The Verrucomicrobiia bacterium region GACCGCTTCGCGATGGCCGGGGTTGAACCAGCGGCCCGCGACCAGTTTGACCTGCGGCCGCAGTTGAATGCCCTGGGACGTGATGCCGCGCATGGTGACGTTCGCTTCGCCCGGGGCGTCCCGGCGCGGCAGGCTGATGATCACGGCCAGATCGGCGGACACGATGGGCCGGCCCTGCGCGTCCCGTTCCACCTCCGGCCAATACTGGATGATCTTCAACTGTTCGCGCGACACCTGGCTGCTCGATTCGGCAGTGGAGCCTTTCCGCACGATCATCACGTTGTGGGGGTCGCCGGTGTTCATGCTCGATTTTTCCAGACCGGCCGCCATGGCCTGCATGAGCAGGAACACCGCCACCACCAGGGCCACGCCCAGCACGGTGGCCGCCGTGGCGCGCCAGCGCACCAGCACGCTCTTGAAGTTGTAAGGCAGCGGAATGGGCGACATGACGACGGCGTAGGCCAACCAGGCCAGATAGCCGACCAGGCCCACACCAATGAACAGGAAGAGAAATGCGGCAGCGGAAAGGTGCATGGGTCAATCGAGCGTTTTCAAACCTTCCGCGACACTCATGCGGGCGACGGCCAGACCGGGCATGATGCTGGACACCACGCCCAATGCCGCCGCCACCGCCGCGCCCGTCCCCACGATGCGTGCGGTCACCTCGAAATACGGGAAAAGGCCGTTGGTCAGCTTCGACACGTCGCCAAACGTGTAAAGACAATACGCGCCGCCCACGCCGATCACCGCGCCCGCCATGGCCAGCCCGAAACTTTCCGCGAGAATGAACGCGAACAATTCCCGCCGCCGGTAGCCCAGCGCCTTCAGGATGGCCAGCTCGCGAAACCGTTCCCGAATGGCCATGCTCATCGTGCTGGCTGAAACCAGCAGCAACGTGAACACCACGGCGCTCGAAATCAGCGTGACCAGCAGTTTGATGTTGCCCCACATGGAAATGAAGCTGAGCTGGAAGGCGCGTTCCGTCTCGGCCCGCACCTCGGCCGACGTGTTCTCAAACGCCTTGTTGATGGCGGCAAGGACGCGCGGCATGTCCTCGGCCGATTTGACCTTCAGCCACCACATGCCGACCTCGCCCGTGTCGCCCGTGGCCTCATTCAAATAATCCTGGCGAAACAGCATGTTCCGGTCGTCCGGCGTGCCTGCGTAGATCCCGACGATTTTGAAGTCGAGCGTCACCGGATACACCGTGCTTTCGAGCGTGATCTTGTCGCCCACCTTGAGATGGTATTTGTCGGCGGAGATGCGGCCGATGACGCAGCCGTCGCGCTCCTTCTCAAACGCCGCATACGCCTCGGGATTCATTTTCGCCTCGCCAAAAACCGAGCGCAGCTTCGTGGGGTCCATCGCGAACTGCGCAAAGGTCATGTTCTCCTCGTTCTTGTATTTCCCGCCGAACCAGGTGAACGGCGTGACGGCTTCCACACCGGGAATACGTTCGATGACCGGCCGCTGCCGCGCCGGCAGCAGGTTGGCGATGGAGATTTTGTTGCGGACGGCCACGCGCAATTCGGCCCCCGCCCCTTCCACCGGCAACGTCAGCTCGCGCAGGGCCACCAGCAGCGTCACGAGCAGGAAGAGGCTGACGGCGACGCTCAGGACGGAAAGCAGCGCCCGGCGCTTGTTGCGCAGCGCGTTCTTGATGATGAACGTCTGGAAGTTCATACCCGCGCGGACGGGGTGCCGTCGCCGTTCAACAATTCACCCTTCTCGAGATGGATGCTGCGCGATCCGAAGGCGGCCGCCTTGGGATCGTGCGTCACCATGATGACCGTTTTGCCCGCGTCGCGGCTCAGCGACCGGAGCACTTCGAGGACATCGTGGGCCGAATGCGAATCAAGATTGCCCGTGGGCTCGTCGGCGACCACGAGGCTTGGATCGGTGACCAGCGCCCGCGCAATGGCGACGCGCT contains the following coding sequences:
- a CDS encoding ABC transporter permease, which codes for MNFQTFIIKNALRNKRRALLSVLSVAVSLFLLVTLLVALRELTLPVEGAGAELRVAVRNKISIANLLPARQRPVIERIPGVEAVTPFTWFGGKYKNEENMTFAQFAMDPTKLRSVFGEAKMNPEAYAAFEKERDGCVIGRISADKYHLKVGDKITLESTVYPVTLDFKIVGIYAGTPDDRNMLFRQDYLNEATGDTGEVGMWWLKVKSAEDMPRVLAAINKAFENTSAEVRAETERAFQLSFISMWGNIKLLVTLISSAVVFTLLLVSASTMSMAIRERFRELAILKALGYRRRELFAFILAESFGLAMAGAVIGVGGAYCLYTFGDVSKLTNGLFPYFEVTARIVGTGAAVAAALGVVSSIMPGLAVARMSVAEGLKTLD